The genomic window GCGGCATGCGGGTCACCGAGCGCCGGTTCAGCGTCGACGAGTGGCGCTCCGGCGTGGCCGACGGCACGGTCACCGAGACCTTCGCCTGCGGCACCGCCGCGGTCATCACCCCGGTCGGGGAGGTCAAGGCGCGCACCGGCGACTTCACCGTCGGCGACGGCACCCCCGGCCCGGTCACCATGGGCCTGCGCGAGCACCTGCTCGACATCCAGCACGGCCGGGTGCCCGACACCCGCGGCTGGCTGCACCGGGTCGCCTGAGCGACCCGGGGGACGACACGGGGAGCGGACGCGTGCAGCGCTGGCGCGGGCAGGCCCAGACGCCGGCCGACCTCGGCCGGACCGTGGTCACGGTGGGCATGTACGACGGCGTCCACCGCGGCCACCAGTCGCTCATCGGCACCGCCGTCGCCCGCGCGCGGGCGCTGGGCCGGCCGTGCGTCCTGGTCACCTTCGACCCCCACCCCACCGAGGTCGTCCGGCCGGGCTCGCACCCGGCGATCCTCACCTCGCTGGACCGCAAGGCCGAGCTGGTCGCCGGGCTCGGGGTGGACGGCATGTGCGTGCTGCCGTTCACCCCCGAGTTCAGCCGGCTGACCCCGGAGGAGTTCGCCCACGGCGTGCTCGTCGAGCACCTGCACGCCTCGATGGTCGTCGTCGGCGAGAACTTCACCTACGGGCACAAGGCCGCCGGCACGGTGACCACGCTCACCCAGGAGGGCCGCCGGTTCGGCTTCGCCGTCGAGGGCGTCCCGCTGGCCGGTGACGCCTCCGCCGACGGCGAGGTCACCATCTCCTCGACCTACATCCGCGCCTGCGTCGCCGCCGGGGACATGGAGAGCGCGGCGCGGGCGCTGGGCCGGCCGCACCGGGTCGACGGCGTCGTCGTGCGCGGCGACCGGCGCGGCCGCGAGCTGGGCTACCCGACGGCGAACGTCGAGTGCCCGCCCTTCACCGCGATCCCCGCCGACGGCGTCTACGCCGGCTCGCTGGTCACCCGCGACCCCGCCGGCCGCACCCTCGACAGCCGGCCCGCCGCGGTCTCGGTGGGCACCAACCCCACCTTCCAGGGCTCGCGGCGCACCGTCGAGGCGTTCGTCCTCGACTGGTCCGGCGACCTCTACGGCGAGCACGTCGGCGTCGAGTTCGCCTCCCGGCTGCGCCCGATGACCGCCTTCGCCGGCGTCGACGAGCTGGTCACGGCCATGGCCGACGACGTCACCCGCACCCGCACCGTGCTGGGCCTGCCCCCCGCCGGGTGATCACCGCCGCGGCCGTCCCGGACCGCGCTGGTAGTGTCGTCGGCGCCGTGTATCGCGCGGCGATGTGTGCCACCTGCCCCCGTGAGTCAGACCGGGGGCCACACGTGACCTGGCCCGGAGGCCCTCCATGGCGCTCGACAGCGCGACGAAGCAGCAGATCATGACCGACTACGCGACGGTCGAGAAGGACACGGGCTCGCCCGAGGTCCAGGTCGCGATGCTCACCCGTCGGATCAGTGACCTGACGGAGCACCTCAAGCAGCACAAGCACGACCACCACAGCCGGCGGGGCCTGCTCCTGCTGGTCGGCCGCCGCCGGCGGCTGCTGAACTACCTGGCCAAGACGGACATCAACCGCTACCGCTCGCTGATCGAGCGGCTCGGTCTGCGCCGCTGACCCCAGAGGGGACCGTCCCGCCGGGACGGTCCCCTCTCTCGTGGGGCACCCGCTCCGCGAGAACACGGCGCCGCGCCGCGCACCCCGACGCTGGTCGGTCCTCGGTGGTGGCTCCCGGGCATGCCTCCTCCCCGGAGGGGGAACGATCCCCGTGGGCTTCGATCGAAGACCGGTCATCCCGGAGCAGTCCGGCGCGGGACGCCACGAAGAGGACGTCGCCGCATGCGACGTAGGAAGAGGACACAGTGTCCGCACCCACCACCCAGGGCAGCATCGCTGCCGAGTACGACCCCGAGGACGGGGTCACCACCGCCACCGCGGTCATCGACAACGGCAGCCACGGCAGCCGCAGCATCACCTTCGAGACCGGGCGGCTGGCCAAGCAGGCCGCCGGCTCGGTCGTCGTCAGCATGGGCGACACCATGCTCCTGTCGGCCACCACGGCCAGCCGGCAGCCGAAGGAGCACTTCGACTTCTTCCCGCTGACGGTCGACGTCGAGGAGCGGATGTACGCCGCCGGGCGCATCCCGGGCTCGTTCTTCCGCCGCGAGGGCCGTCCGGGCGAGGACGCCATCCTCACCTGCCGCCTGATCGACCGGCCGCTGCGCCCGACCTTCGCCAAGGGCCTGCGCAACGAGGTCCAGGTCGTCATCACCGTCCTGTCCCTGGACCCCGGGCACCTCTACGACGTGCTCGCCATCAACGGTGCGTCGGCCTCCACCCAGCTGTCGGGCCTGCCGTTCTCCGGCCCCGTCGGCGGCACCCGCGTCGCGCTGGTCAACGGCCAGTGGATCGGCTTTCCCACCCACGCCGAGCTCGAGGACGCCGTCTTCGACATGGTCGTGGCCGGGCGCCTCCTGCCCGACGGCGACGTCGCGATCATGATGGTCGAGGCCGAGGCCACCGAGAAGACGATCGAGCTCGTCCGCGGCGGCGCCACCGCGCCGACCGAGGAGGTCGTCGCCCAGGGCCTCGAGGCCGCCAAGCCCTTCATCCGGCAGCTGTGCGAGGCCCAGGCCGCGCTCGCGGAGAAGGCCGCCAAGCCGGTCGCCGACTTCCCCCGCTTCCTCGACTACTCCGACGACGTCTACGCCGCCGTGGAGTCCGCCGCTCTCGACCGCCTGACGCAGGCGCAGGCGATCGCCGGCAAGCAGGAGCGCAACGACGCCACCGACGCGCTCAAGGACGAGGTCGTCGCCTCGCTGGCCGAGCAGTTCGCCGGCCGCGAGAAGGAGGTGTCGGCCGCCTTCCGCGCCCTCACCAAGAAGGTCGTCCGGCAGCGCATCCTGCGTGACAAGGTCCGCATCGACGGCCGTGGCCTGACCGACATCCGGCCGCTGTCGGCCGAGGTCGAGGTCCTCCCGCGGGTGCACGGCTCGGCGCTGTTCGAGCGCGGCGAGACCCAGATCCTGGGCGTCACCACGCTGAACATGCTCCGCATGGAGCAGCAGCTCGACACGCTCTCGCCGGTGACCCGCAAGCGGTACATGCACAACTACAACTTCCCGCCGTACTCCACCGGGGAGACCGGGCGCGTGGGCTCGCCCAAGCGCCGCGAGATCGGCCACGGCGCGCTCGCCGAGCGGGCGCTGCTCCCCGTGCTGCCCGACCGCGAGGAGTTCCCCTACGCGATCCGGCAGGTCTCCGAGGCCCTGGGTTCCAACGGCTCGACGTCGATGGGCTCGGTCTGCGCCTCCACCCTGTCGCTGCTCAACGCCGGTGTGCCGCTGCGCGCGCCGGTCGCCGGCATCGCGATGGGTCTGGTGTCCGACGAGGTCGACGGCAAGACGCAGTACGTGGCGCTGACCGACATCCTCGGTGCCGAGGACGCCTTCGGTGACATGGACTTCAAGGTCGCCGGCACCAAGGACTTCGTCACGGCCCTGCAGCTGGACACCAAGCTCGACGGGATCCCGTCCGACGTGCTCGCCCAGGCGCTGACCCAGGCCCGCGCCGCCCGCCTGCACATCCTCGACGTGATGAACGAGGCCATCGACGCCCCGGACGAGATGAGCCCGTACGCCCCGCGCGTGACCACGGTGCGCATCCCGGTCGACAAGATCGGCGCGGTCATCGGCCCCAAGGGCCAGATGATCAACTCGATCCAGGACGAGACCGGCGCCGACATCACCATCGAGGACGACGGCACCATCTACGTCGGCGCCTCCGACGGCCCCTCGGCCCAGGCGGCGGTCGACCGCATCAACGCGATCGCCAACCCGCAGATGCCGAAGGTCGGGGAGCGCTTCCTCGGCACCGTCGTCAAGACGACCCCGTTCGGCGCCTTCGTCTCGCTGCTGCCGGGCAAGGACGGCCTGGTCCACATCAGCAAGCTCGGTGGCGGCAAGCGCATCGGCAAGGTCGAGGACGTCGTCAACGTCGGTGACAAGCTGCAGGTCGAGATCACCGACATCGACGCCCGCGGCAAGATCAGCCTCGTCCCGGTGGCCGCCGAGGGCGCCGGCGAGGGGGACGGTGCCCCCGCCGGCGACGCCGCGGCCCCGGCCGACGCCGCTGCTCCCGCGGAGGCCTGACACGGTCGCCGACCCGACTCCGACCGGGGCCGGGGCTGGCGTGGGGTCCACCGACCTCACGTCCGCCCCGGCCCCGGTCGGTGTCACCCGAGTCATCGACGTCGACGAGGTCGGCGGCCGTGTGGAGCGCACGGTGCTGCCCGGCGGCCTGCGCGTGCTCACCGAGACGATGCCCGGCGTCCTCTCGGCCACCCTCGGCATCTGGGTGGGCGTGGGCTCGCGGGACGAGGGCGACCGGGTCGCCGGCGCCTCGCACTTCCTCGAGCACCTCCTGTTCAAGGGCACCCGCAGCCGCGGTGCGCTGGAGATCGCGACGGCCATGGACGCCGTCGGCGGTGAGATGAACGCCTTCACCGCCAAGGAGCACACCTGCTACTACGCCAACGTGCTCGCCAGCGACCTCCCGCTGGCGGTCACGCTGCTCGGGGACCTGGTGACCGAGGCGCTCAACACCGCCGAGGACCTGGAGTCCGAGCGGACGGTGGTGCTCGAGGAGATCGCCATGCGCGACGACGAGCCCTCCGACCTGGTGCACGACCTGTTCGCCGAGACCCTCTTCGGTGGCACGCCGCTCGGGCGCTCGGTGCTCGGCACCGTGGAGTCCATCGAGGGGCTCACCCGCGACGACGTCGACGGCTGGTACCGCTCCCGCTACGCCGTCCCCTCGATGGTGGTCACCGCCGCCGGGCGGGTGGACCACCAGCAGGTGGTCGACCTGGTGACGGCGGTCTTCGGCGAGCGGCTCTCCGGCCCCGTGTCCCCGGCTCCGCTGCGCCGCGGGGCGGACCTCGACCTCGACGGCCCCGCCTCCCCGACCGGGCTGGTCCACCGGAAGACCGAGCAGACCCACCTGCTGCTCGGCAGCCTGGGCCTGAGCCGCTTCGACGAGCGGCGCTACGCCGCCGCGGTCCTGGAGACGGCGGTCGGCGGCGGGATGAGCTCGCGGCTGTTCCAGGAGATCCGGGAGAAGCGCGGGCTGGTCTACAGCGTGGGGTCCGCGTTGACCTCCTACGCGGGTACCGGCGCCTTCTCCGTGTACGCCGGCTGCGCCAAGAAGCGGGTGCCCGAGGTGTTGCGCCTCGTCCGCGAGGAGCTGGCCAGGGTGGCCGCCGAGGGGCTGACGCCGGAGGAGGTGGCCCGCGGCCGGGGACAGCTGCGCGGCGGGACGGTGCTCGGCCTCGAGGACACCGGTTCGCGGATGAGCCGGCTGGGCAAGAGCGAGCTGTCGCACGGGGAGTACGTGCCGGTGCGCGAGGTGCTCGACCGGATCGCCGCCGTGGACGAGGACCAGGTGCGCGCGGTCGCCGCCGACCTGCTGGGCCGGGAGACCTGCCTGGCCGTCGTCGGCCCCTACCGCGCGTCCGACCTCGACCGGCTCTGACCCATCCCGGACCACCGGACCCACGGAGACCGATGACCCTCCCGCGTACGCACCCGGCGCTCCGCGTGCACGGCGCCCTGTCCCGCGGGGCGTTCGCGGTGACGGTGCTCGTCTCGCTCGCCGTGCTGTTCGCGCCGGCCTCCGACGTGCCCGTCGCGCCTCCCGGCGTGGACAAGGTCGTGCACCTGGTGCTGTTCGCCGCCCTCGCCGTCGCCGGGCGGTGGGCCGGCACGCGACCGGGGCCGCTGGCGGTGCTGCTGCTCGCCTACGGCGCGGTCAGCGAGGTGGTGCAGGCCCTCTCGGCGCTGCAGCGCTCGGGCTCGGTCCTCGACTGGCTGGCCGACGTCGCCGGGGTGGGCCTCGGCCTCCTGCTGTGGGCGGTGGGGGAGCGTCGCTCCACCCGGGCCGTCTTGCGTCGGGACGAGCCGCCCGGAAGCCTGGCCCGGTGACCACGAGCGCCCCCGGACCCGACCAGCAGACGACCGTCGGCGAGCCGCCCCGCATCTCCGTCGGCGTGCTCGGAGCACGGGGTCGGATGGGCACCGAGGTGGTCCGGGCGGTCAACGCCGCCGAGGACCTGGAGCTCGTCGCGATGGTCGACGAGGGCGACTGGCTGTTCAACGTGGCCGACGCCGGCGCGCAGGTGGTCGTGGACTTCACCCGCCCGGACGTCGTCATGGACAACATCCGCTTCTGCATCGACCAGAACATCTCGTGCGTCGTGGGGACGACGGGCTTCGACGAGCAGCGGCTGGCCACGGTCGCGGAGTGGCTCGAGCCCAAGCCCGAGCTGGGCGTCGTCATCGCGCCCAACTTCGGCATCGGCGCGGTGTTGCTCATGCGCTTCGCCCAGGAGGCCGCGCGCTTCTTCCCCTCCACCGAGATCGTGGAGCTGCACCACCCGCACAAGGTGGACGCACCCTCCGGCACCGCCGTCCGCACCGCCCGGCTGGTGGCCGCCGCCCGCCGGGCCGCCGGGCTGTCGCCGTCGCCGGACGCCACGACCGACTCGCTGCCCGGCGCCCGGGGTGCCGACGTCGAGGGGATCGCCGTGCACGCCGTCCGGCTGACCGGTCTCGTCGCGCACCAGGAGGTCCTCATGGGGTCGGCAGGGGAGACGCTGACCCTGCGGCACGACTCCTACGACCGTGCGTCCTTCATGCCCGGCGTGCTCCTCGCCGTGCGGGAGATCGGGCGCCGGCCCGGGCTCACCGTGGGCATCGAGTCCCTCCTGGGGCTCTGACCGCCCTCTCGGGGGTGTGACCCAGACCCCGCGTGCACGACCCCTGGGAGTCGTGTATGGTTCTCTTCGCGCCGGACGGAGCCCGCGAGGGCCACGGAGGAGCACCCCAGCGGTGCAGGACTCCGGGAGACGGCGTAAGGTAGGACAAGCAGCCACCGAGGAAGCCCGAGAGGGTCGAATGGGTGTGCGTCCGCTCCTTGAGAACTCAACAGCGTGCCGAAAGTCAGTGCCAAGTTTTACCCCGTCCCGGGGCCCTGTGGGTTTCGGGTGGGTTCCTTTGGTTGATTGATCGAGATCTGTCAGGTCTCGGTTCTCGGCCTGGTTTCAAGCATCTACGGAGAGTTTGATCCTGGCTCAGGACGAACGCTGGCGGCGTGCTTAACACATGCAAGTCGAACGGTGAACCTCTTCGGAGGGGATCAGTGGCGAACGGGTGAGTAACACGTGGGCAACCTGCCCCCGGCTCTGGGATAACTCCAAGAAATTGGGGCTAATACCGGATGGTCACCGCGCACCGCATGGTGGGTGGTGGAAAGGGTTTCCGGCTGGGGATGGGCCCGCGGCCTATCAGCTTGTTGGTGGGGTAGTGGCCTACCAAGGCGACGACGGGTAGCCGGCCTGAGAGGGTGACCGGCCACACTGGGACTGAGACACGGCCCAGACTCCTACGGGAGGCAGCAGTGGGGAATATTGCGCAATGGGCGGAAGCCTGACGCAGCGACGCCGCGTGGGGGATGACGGCCTTCGGGTTGTAAACCTCTTTCAGCAGGGACGAAGCGCAAGTGACGGTACCTGCAGAAGAAGCACCGGCCAACTACGTGCCAGCAGCCGCGGTAATACGTAGGGTGCAAGCGTTGTCCGGAATTATTGGGCGTAAAGAGCTCGTAGGCGGTTCGTCGCGTCGGCTGTGAAAACCCGGAGCTCAACTCCGGGCCTGCAGTCGATACGGGCGGACTTGAGTTCGGCAGGGGAGACTGGAATTCCTGGTGTAGCGGTGAAATGCGCAGATATCAGGAGGAACACCGGTGGCGAAGGCGGGTCTCTGGGCCGATACTGACGCTGAGGAGCGAAAGCGTGGGGAGCGAACAGGATTAGATACCCTGGTAGTCCACGCCGTAAACGTTGGGCGCTAGGTGTGGGGGCCATTCCACGGTCTCCGTGCCGCAGCTAACGCATTAAGCGCCCCGCCTGGGGAGTACGGCCGCAAGGCTAAAACTCAAAGGAATTGACGGGGGCCCGCACAAGCGGCGGAGCATGTTGCTTAATTCGATGCAACGCGAAGAACCTTACCTAGGCTTGACATGCACGGAAATCTCGCAGAGATGCGGGGTGCCTTTGGCGTCGTGCACAGGTGGTGCATGGTTGTCGTCAGCTCGTGTCGTGAGATGTTGGGTTAAGTCCCGCAACGAGCGCAACCCTCGTTCCATGTTGCCAGCACGTGATGGTGGGGACTCATGGGAGACTGCCGGGGTCAACTCGGAGGAAGGTGGGGATGACGTCAAATCATCATGCCCCTTATGTCTAGGGCTGCAAACATGCTACAATGGCCGGTACAAAGGGCTGCGATACCGTGAGGTGGAGCGAATCCCAAAAAGCCGGTCTCAGTTCGGATTGGGGTCTGCAACTCGACCCCATGAAGTTGGAGTCGCTAGTAATCGCAGATCAGCAACGCTGCGGTGAATACGTTCCCGGGCCTTGTACACACCGCCCGTCACGTCACGAAAGTCGGTAACGCCCGAAGCCGGTGGCCCAACCCCTCGTGGGAGGGAGCCGTCGAAGGCGGGATCGGCGATTGGGACGAAGTCGTAACAAGGTAGCCGTACCGGAAGGTGCGGCTGGATCACCTCCTTTCTAAGGAGCACTGGCCGCCACACCGTGTGTGGTGGTCCAGAGCTGTGCTCGGGCCGTGATGGTCGCCCACTTCCGGGTGGCCACAGTGTGTTCGTGACAGTGCTCGAGGGTGGAACGCTGACCAGTTCGGCCGCCGGTCTGGTTGCCGGCTCGTAGTACGGCCTCGGTTCTTCTTCGGAAGGGCGGGGTGGGGAAGTGAGCCGGTGGGGATGGGTGGTCGTAGGCACGCTGTTGGGTCCTGAGGGAGCGGGCCCTGTCATCGCCGCCGGCGTCGCCGGTGGGGGGTGGTGGGTCTGGTTCGCCTCGTCCGGGGCTTTCCTGATCTCACATCGTCGTGCGCGCGGAGTGTTCCGTGTGGTCGCGGGCTGGTGGGGTGGTGCGGGAAGGTGACTGGTTGGTCGTTGAGAACTGCACAGTGGACGCGAGCATCTTTTATCTCTGTTTTTTGCAGGGTTGCTTGTAGGAATTGTTGTGTGGCCAAGATGTTGAGGGCACACGGTGGATGCCTGGGCACCAGGAGCCGATGAAGGACGTGGGAGGCTGCGATAAGCCTCGGGGAGCTGCCAACCGAGCGTTGATCCGAGGGTGTCCGAATGGGGAAACCCCGCACCAGTCATGTGGTGTGACCCGCGCCTGAACACATAGGGCGTGTGGAGGGAACGTGGGGAAGTGAAACATCTCAGTACCCACAGGAAGAGAAAACAACCGTGATTCCGTGAGTAGTGGCGAGCGAAAGCGGATGAGGCTAAACCGTTTCCATGTGATACCCGGCAGGGGTTGTGGAAGCGGGGTCGTGGGACCGTGCGTGCTGTTTCTGCCGGAGCAGCGGGGAGTCAGAAAAGACCGTGGTTAGTGGAAGGCCTCTGGAAGGGGTCGCCGGAGAGGGTGAGAGCCCCGTACACGAAAACCTGGTCTCTCCTTGTTCACGTGTTCCCAAGTAGCACCGAGCCCGTGGAATTCGGTGTGAATCTGGCGGGACCACCCGCTAAGCCTGAATACTTCCTGGTGACCGATAGCGGACGAGTACCGTGAGGGAAAGGTGAAAAGTACCCCGGGAGGGGAGTGAAATAGTTCCTGAAACCGTGTGCCTACAAGCCGTCAGAGCCGTGAATCGCGCCTCGTGCGCGGCGGTGATGGCGTGCCTTTTGAAGAATGAGCCTGCGAGTTAGCGGTACGTGGCGAGGTTAACCCGTGGGGGGTAGCCGTAGCGAGAGCGAGTCCGAACAGGGCGTGGTAGTCGCGTGCTCTAGACCCGAAGCCGGGTGATCTACCCATGGCCAGGTTGAAGCGCGGGTAAGACCGCGTGGAGGACCGAACCCACCAGGGTTGAAAACCTGGGGGATGAGCTGTGGGTAGGGGTGAAAGGCCAATCAAACCCGGTGATAGCTGGTTCTCCCCGAAATGCATTTAGGTGCAGCGTCGCGTGTTTCTTGCCGGAGGTAGAGCACTGGATGGCCGATGGGCCCCACAAGGTTACTGACGTCAACCAAACTCCGAATGCCGGTAAGTGAGAGCGCGGCAGTGAGACTGCGGGCGATAAGGTTCGTAGTCGAGAGGGAAACAGCCCAGATCATCGGCTAAGGCCCCTAAGCGTGTGCTAAGTGGAAAAGGATGTGGGATCGCAGAGACAACCAGGAGGTTGGCTTAGAAGCAGCCACCCTTGAAAGAGTGCGTAATAGCTCACTGGTCAAGTGGTTCCGCGCCGACAATGTAGCGGGGCTCAAGCACACCGCCGAAGCCGTGGCACTCACACATGTAGCCCGCCGGTTCTCCACTCGTGGAGGCCGGCCAGGTGTGTGGGTGGGTAGGGGAGCGTCGTGTGGCGGGTGAAGCGGCGGAGGAATCCAGCCGTGGACGCCACGCGAGTGAGAATGCAGGCATGAGTAGCGAGAGGGGAGTGAGAAACTCCCCCGCCGGAAGACCAAGGGTTCCTGGGCCAGGCTAATCCGCCCAGGGTGAGTCGGGACCTAAGGCGAGGCCGACAGGCGTAGTCGATGGACAACGGGTTGATATTCCCGTACCCGCGAAGGAACGCCCATGCTGAACCCAGCGATGCTGACCCACCGAAACCGCTCGTCGCCCTTCGGGGTGTCGGGTGGGAGTAGCTGGGGACCCGAACTGGTAGTAGGCAAGCGATGGGGTGACGCAGGAAGGTAGTCGGGCCGGTGAGTGGTAGTACCGGTGCAAGGGTGTGGCCCGTGGCGTAGGCAAATCCGCGCCGCATGCAGGGTGAGGCCTGACGCATAGCCGAATGAGGCGAATCCGATGATCCTATGCTGCCGAGAAAAGCCTCTAGCGAGTTCCGAGCGGCCCGTACCCCAAACCAACTCAGGTGGTCAGGTAGAGAATACCAAGGCGATCGAGCGAACTGTGGTTAAGGAACTCGGCAAAATGCCCCCGTAACTTCGGGAGAAGGGGGACCCTCGCCCGTGAACCGCCTCGCGCGGGGCAGCGGAGGGGGGTCGCAGAGACCAGTGAGAAGCGACTGTTTACTAAAAACACAGGTCCGTGCGAAGTCGTAAGACGATGTATACGGACTGACGCCTGCCCGGTGCTGGAACGTTAAGGGGACGGGTTAGTGCACCTCGTGTGCGCGAAGCTCAGAACTCAAGCGCCAGTAAACGGCGGTGGTAACTATAACCATCCTAAGGTAGCGAAATTCCTTGTCGGGTAAGTTCCGACCTGCACGAATGGCGTAACGACTTCTCAGCTGTCTCAACCACAGGCTCGGCGAAATTGCACTACGAGTAAAGATGCTCGTTACGCGCGGCAGGACGGAAAGACCCCGGGACCTTCACTACAGCTTGATATTGGTGTTCGGTTCGGCTTGTGTAGGATAGGTGGGAGACTGGGAAGCCGGCACGCCAGTGTCGGTGGAGTCGCCGTTGAAATACCACTCTGGTCGAATTGGATGTCTAACCTCGGTCCGTGATCCGGATCAGGAACAGTGTCAGGTGGGTAGTTTAACTGGGGCGGTTGCCTCCCAAAATGTAACGGAGGCGCCCAAAGGTTCCCTCAGCCTGGTTGGCAATCAGGTGTCGAGTGCAAGTGCACAAGGGAGCTTGACTGTGAGACTGACGGGTCGAGCAGGAGCGAAAGCTGGGACTAGTGACCCGGCACCGGCATGTGGAAGCGGTGTCGCTCAACGGATAAAAGGTACCCCGGGGATAACAGGCTGATCTTCCCCAAGAGTCCATATCGACGGGATGGTTTGGCACCTCGATGTCGGCTCGTCGCATCCTGGGGCTGGAGTAGGTCCCAAGGGTTGGGCTGTTCGCCCATTAAAGCGGTACGCGAGCTGGGTTTAGAACGTCGTGAGACAGTTCGGTCCCTATCCGCCGTGCGCGTAAGAGACTTGAGAAGAGCTGTCCCTAGTACGAGAGGACCGGGACGGACGAACCTCTGGTGTGCCAGTTGTACCGCCAGGTGCACTGCTGGTTGGCTACGTTCGGCAGGGATAACCGCTGAAAGCATCTAAGCGGGAAGCTCGCTTCGAGATGAGGTCTCTCACCGGGTCAACCGGGTAAGGCCCCCGCCCAGACCAGCGGGTTGATAGGCCGGAAGTGGAAGCACCGTGAGGTGTGGAGCTGACCGGTACTAACAGGCCGAGGGCTTGACCACACACCCCACCTCTTGGTGGGGGGCCTGTCGAGCAAGAAGAGGTGTTCTCGCGTCCACTGTGCGGTTCTGAACGCACCAACCCGTATCGACTCGATGTCGATCGACTCGATGTCGATTCCGGGGTTGTCGTGTTCACAGTGTTACGGCGGTCATGGCGAGAGGGAAACGCCCGGTCCCATTCCGAACCCGGAAGCTAAGCCTCTCAGCGCCGATGGTACTGCCCTGGAGACGGGGTGGGAGAGTAGGACGCCGCCGGACAACCATTCCCAGAAGGGCCTCCACCACCGGTGGGGGCCCTTCTGCGTTCCCCGTCTCCGGGACACGGACGGCGGGTCAGCGTCGGCGGACCTCCTTGGCCGTCGCGCCCACGTTGTCGGCGAGCCAGGCGTTGAGCGCGGACAGGTCCCGCCAGGCGGTCCGGACGCGGTCGAGGGCCTCGGCGCCGTGCAGCCAGTCGGCGGGGTCGAACAGTCGGCCGGCGTGCAACGAGCGGTGACGCAACAGGTCGGCACGTCCGTCGTCGACGGCGTGACCCCTGGGGACGCGGGTGAGGCGGTCGCCGTCGATGCTCCACCCCGCTGCGGCGAGGCGGTCCACCTCGGTGCGCAGCCGGGGGCCCTGGACGTCGTCGGCCACCGCGCGCCGGAAGCGTTCCACCTGGTCGGACTCCAGCCGCCAGGCGCCGCCGGCGACGCGCAGGCCCTCGGCGGAGATCTCGACGTACCAGGCCCCGGCGCCGCGTCCCTCCTGCTGGGCGACCGCGCCCTGGTGGGTCTTGTAAGGCGTCTTGTCGTTGCTGAAGCGGACGTCCCGGTAGGGGCGGAACAGCTTGGGCGGACCGAACTCCGCGGCCAGCTCGTCGACGAGCGCCTGCATCGGCGCCCGGACACATGTGTCGTAGACGCCGCGGTGGCGGGTCCAGTAGGTCTTGGAGTTGTCAGCCTCGAGGCCCTCGTAGAAGACGAGGCCCTCGTCGGGGAAGCCCAGGAACGTCATCCCTCTCCTCCCAGCAGCGTGTGCCAGCGGACCTCGCGCAGGAGCGCGCCGTCGGCGTCGAGGGTCCGTGCCCAGCCGTCCCGGGCCCAGCCGGCCGACTCGAGGAAACGGGCGGTGACCCGGTCACCCTCGGCCACCCAGGCACTCAACCGCGCCGTCCCGTTGCCGGCCGCCAGGTCGGCCACCGCGGCGAGCAGCCGGCTGCCGTGGCCGCGCCGCCCCCACCGGGGCTCGACCAGCAGCACGGCGAGCTCCGTCGTGGGCCCGGCGGGATCGGCCTGCTCGTCCGGTGCGAGCTCCGGCGGCCCGTAGGCGGCGAAACCGACGACGCGGCCACCGTCCAGGGCCACCAGCACGCCGTGCGCCGGCGTCGGCGGGCCGGTGACGGCCGCCGACCACGCCGCCTCGGCCTCGGTGGCGTCCCAGGCATCG from Geodermatophilus normandii includes these protein-coding regions:
- a CDS encoding bifunctional riboflavin kinase/FAD synthetase, with protein sequence MQRWRGQAQTPADLGRTVVTVGMYDGVHRGHQSLIGTAVARARALGRPCVLVTFDPHPTEVVRPGSHPAILTSLDRKAELVAGLGVDGMCVLPFTPEFSRLTPEEFAHGVLVEHLHASMVVVGENFTYGHKAAGTVTTLTQEGRRFGFAVEGVPLAGDASADGEVTISSTYIRACVAAGDMESAARALGRPHRVDGVVVRGDRRGRELGYPTANVECPPFTAIPADGVYAGSLVTRDPAGRTLDSRPAAVSVGTNPTFQGSRRTVEAFVLDWSGDLYGEHVGVEFASRLRPMTAFAGVDELVTAMADDVTRTRTVLGLPPAG
- the rpsO gene encoding 30S ribosomal protein S15; translation: MALDSATKQQIMTDYATVEKDTGSPEVQVAMLTRRISDLTEHLKQHKHDHHSRRGLLLLVGRRRRLLNYLAKTDINRYRSLIERLGLRR
- a CDS encoding polyribonucleotide nucleotidyltransferase, which codes for MSAPTTQGSIAAEYDPEDGVTTATAVIDNGSHGSRSITFETGRLAKQAAGSVVVSMGDTMLLSATTASRQPKEHFDFFPLTVDVEERMYAAGRIPGSFFRREGRPGEDAILTCRLIDRPLRPTFAKGLRNEVQVVITVLSLDPGHLYDVLAINGASASTQLSGLPFSGPVGGTRVALVNGQWIGFPTHAELEDAVFDMVVAGRLLPDGDVAIMMVEAEATEKTIELVRGGATAPTEEVVAQGLEAAKPFIRQLCEAQAALAEKAAKPVADFPRFLDYSDDVYAAVESAALDRLTQAQAIAGKQERNDATDALKDEVVASLAEQFAGREKEVSAAFRALTKKVVRQRILRDKVRIDGRGLTDIRPLSAEVEVLPRVHGSALFERGETQILGVTTLNMLRMEQQLDTLSPVTRKRYMHNYNFPPYSTGETGRVGSPKRREIGHGALAERALLPVLPDREEFPYAIRQVSEALGSNGSTSMGSVCASTLSLLNAGVPLRAPVAGIAMGLVSDEVDGKTQYVALTDILGAEDAFGDMDFKVAGTKDFVTALQLDTKLDGIPSDVLAQALTQARAARLHILDVMNEAIDAPDEMSPYAPRVTTVRIPVDKIGAVIGPKGQMINSIQDETGADITIEDDGTIYVGASDGPSAQAAVDRINAIANPQMPKVGERFLGTVVKTTPFGAFVSLLPGKDGLVHISKLGGGKRIGKVEDVVNVGDKLQVEITDIDARGKISLVPVAAEGAGEGDGAPAGDAAAPADAAAPAEA
- a CDS encoding M16 family metallopeptidase, coding for MGSTDLTSAPAPVGVTRVIDVDEVGGRVERTVLPGGLRVLTETMPGVLSATLGIWVGVGSRDEGDRVAGASHFLEHLLFKGTRSRGALEIATAMDAVGGEMNAFTAKEHTCYYANVLASDLPLAVTLLGDLVTEALNTAEDLESERTVVLEEIAMRDDEPSDLVHDLFAETLFGGTPLGRSVLGTVESIEGLTRDDVDGWYRSRYAVPSMVVTAAGRVDHQQVVDLVTAVFGERLSGPVSPAPLRRGADLDLDGPASPTGLVHRKTEQTHLLLGSLGLSRFDERRYAAAVLETAVGGGMSSRLFQEIREKRGLVYSVGSALTSYAGTGAFSVYAGCAKKRVPEVLRLVREELARVAAEGLTPEEVARGRGQLRGGTVLGLEDTGSRMSRLGKSELSHGEYVPVREVLDRIAAVDEDQVRAVAADLLGRETCLAVVGPYRASDLDRL
- a CDS encoding VanZ family protein; translation: MTLPRTHPALRVHGALSRGAFAVTVLVSLAVLFAPASDVPVAPPGVDKVVHLVLFAALAVAGRWAGTRPGPLAVLLLAYGAVSEVVQALSALQRSGSVLDWLADVAGVGLGLLLWAVGERRSTRAVLRRDEPPGSLAR
- the dapB gene encoding 4-hydroxy-tetrahydrodipicolinate reductase; the encoded protein is MTTSAPGPDQQTTVGEPPRISVGVLGARGRMGTEVVRAVNAAEDLELVAMVDEGDWLFNVADAGAQVVVDFTRPDVVMDNIRFCIDQNISCVVGTTGFDEQRLATVAEWLEPKPELGVVIAPNFGIGAVLLMRFAQEAARFFPSTEIVELHHPHKVDAPSGTAVRTARLVAAARRAAGLSPSPDATTDSLPGARGADVEGIAVHAVRLTGLVAHQEVLMGSAGETLTLRHDSYDRASFMPGVLLAVREIGRRPGLTVGIESLLGL